The proteins below are encoded in one region of Maribacter aestuarii:
- a CDS encoding alpha-isopropylmalate synthase regulatory domain-containing protein, translating into MGTQKRKLEIMDTTLRDGEQTSGVSFSASEKLKLAKLLLEELKVDRIEVASARVSEGELEAVQQITQWAKSNNYLDKVEVLTFVDGGVSLKWMDKAGAKSQNLLTKGSLNHLKHQLKKTPEQHFKEIATVFKAAEKKGIINNIYLEDWSNGMRNSKAYVFQFLDFLTTQPVKRVLLPDTLGILTYKETFDFISEIVARYPKMHIDFHGHNDYDLGVANVMEAVKAGCHGLHLTVNGMGERAGNAPMASAVAVINDFLPEVEIGVNESSLFKVSKLVSAFTGFGIPANKPIVGDNVFTQTAGIHADGDSKNNLYFSDLMPERFGRKRKYALGKMSGKANIQKNLQELGLTLNDDELKKVTARIIELGDKKERVTKEDLPYIISDVLDTKDNLQKVFVKSYVLTHSKGLMPSTTLSVEINGKNYEAHAQGDGQYDAFMNALRKVYSSLKIELPTLVDYAVRIPPGSNSDALCETIITWSSGNKEFISRGLDSDQTVSAIKATEKMLNII; encoded by the coding sequence ATGGGAACACAAAAAAGAAAGTTGGAAATAATGGATACAACCCTTCGCGACGGCGAACAGACCTCGGGTGTATCTTTTTCGGCATCAGAAAAACTTAAGCTCGCTAAATTATTGTTGGAAGAGCTTAAAGTGGACCGCATTGAGGTGGCATCTGCCCGAGTTTCCGAAGGCGAGTTGGAGGCCGTGCAGCAAATTACCCAGTGGGCGAAATCCAACAACTACCTGGATAAAGTGGAGGTCCTTACGTTCGTGGATGGCGGAGTTTCTTTAAAATGGATGGATAAGGCCGGTGCCAAGTCACAAAATCTATTGACAAAAGGATCCTTGAACCATTTAAAGCACCAACTCAAGAAAACTCCCGAGCAGCATTTCAAAGAAATTGCAACGGTTTTCAAAGCTGCTGAAAAGAAGGGAATCATCAATAACATTTACTTAGAGGATTGGAGCAATGGTATGCGAAACTCTAAAGCGTATGTTTTTCAGTTTCTAGACTTCTTAACTACCCAACCAGTAAAAAGGGTATTGTTACCCGATACACTGGGTATTTTAACCTATAAGGAGACCTTCGATTTTATATCGGAAATCGTAGCACGTTATCCAAAAATGCATATCGATTTTCATGGCCATAACGATTATGATCTTGGTGTTGCCAATGTCATGGAAGCCGTAAAGGCAGGATGTCATGGATTGCACCTCACGGTAAATGGTATGGGCGAGCGCGCCGGTAATGCTCCAATGGCGAGTGCCGTGGCCGTCATTAACGATTTTTTACCAGAGGTTGAAATTGGGGTTAATGAATCTTCTCTATTTAAGGTGAGTAAATTGGTCTCAGCTTTTACAGGGTTCGGAATTCCCGCGAACAAGCCCATAGTTGGAGATAATGTTTTTACACAAACAGCTGGCATTCACGCAGATGGAGACAGTAAAAATAACCTTTACTTTAGCGATTTAATGCCGGAACGTTTTGGTAGAAAACGTAAATATGCTCTTGGTAAAATGTCCGGAAAGGCAAACATCCAAAAAAATTTACAGGAGCTTGGCTTAACCTTGAACGACGATGAGCTGAAAAAAGTTACAGCTAGAATTATTGAGCTTGGCGACAAGAAGGAAAGGGTTACCAAAGAGGATTTACCATACATTATATCGGATGTATTGGATACCAAGGATAATCTGCAGAAGGTTTTTGTAAAATCCTATGTGTTAACGCATTCCAAAGGATTAATGCCTTCCACTACCCTATCGGTTGAAATTAACGGTAAAAATTATGAGGCTCACGCCCAGGGGGATGGTCAGTACGACGCATTCATGAATGCCTTGAGAAAGGTTTATAGCTCTTTAAAGATAGAACTGCCCACCTTGGTAGATTATGCGGTTCGTATCCCACCCGGAAGTAATTCCGATGCCCTTTGTGAAACCATCATCACGTGGTCTAGCGGTAACAAAGAGTTTATTTCAAGAGGATTGGATTCCGATCAAACGGTATCGGCCATAAAAGCGACAGAAAAGATGTTGAATATTATATAA
- the leuD gene encoding 3-isopropylmalate dehydratase small subunit codes for MAYDKFTILKSTAVPLPIENVDTDQIIPARFLKATERKGFGDNLFRDWRYNQDNTPKTDFVLNDPKYSGKILVGGKNFGSGSSREHAAWAVYDYGFRCVISSFFADIFRGNCLNIGVLPVQVSAEFLQKIFDEIDKNPKAEFTVSLPEQTVTIEATGESESFDINDYKKGNMTNGFDDIDYLLNIKDKIQEFAKSTPL; via the coding sequence ATGGCATACGATAAATTTACAATATTAAAATCAACGGCGGTCCCACTACCTATTGAGAACGTAGATACGGATCAGATTATCCCCGCACGCTTTTTAAAAGCTACCGAACGCAAAGGGTTTGGCGACAATCTGTTTAGGGATTGGCGTTACAATCAAGATAATACACCTAAGACCGATTTTGTTTTAAACGACCCCAAATACAGCGGAAAAATCTTGGTCGGGGGAAAGAATTTTGGTTCAGGTTCCTCTCGTGAACATGCTGCTTGGGCAGTTTATGATTATGGATTCCGATGTGTAATCTCTAGTTTTTTTGCAGATATTTTTAGGGGTAATTGCCTCAATATCGGGGTCTTACCGGTGCAAGTCAGTGCCGAGTTTCTTCAAAAGATATTTGATGAAATAGATAAAAATCCCAAGGCGGAATTTACGGTCAGCCTTCCAGAACAAACGGTAACTATCGAGGCAACTGGAGAAAGCGAGTCCTTTGACATCAACGATTACAAAAAGGGCAATATGACCAATGGTTTTGACGATATCGATTATTTACTGAACATAAAGGATAAGATTCAGGAGTTTGCCAAGAGTACACCCCTATAA
- the leuC gene encoding 3-isopropylmalate dehydratase large subunit, which yields MSATKTLFDKVWDSHVVHQIENGPDVLFIDRHMVHEVTSPVAFLGLKNRGIRVMHPEKTFATADHNTPTINQHLPVADPLSANQLKMLEENANEYGISYWGLGHEKNGIVHVVGPEYGITQPGATIVCGDSHTSTHGAFGAIAFGIGTSEVEMVLATQCIMQPKPKRMRINITGSLQYGVTPKDVALFIISQLTTSGATGYFVEYAGDVFKNMTMEGRMTVCNLSIEMGARGGMIAPDETTFHYIKGREFTPKGEAWDKAMDYWQTLYTDPDAIFDKELTFDGSLIEPMITYGTNPGMGMGIKNDIPTSDMVQGGASTYKKSLKYMAFDEGDSMIGKPIDFVFLGSCTNGRIEDFRAFASIVKGRKKAGNVTAWLVPGSHKVENAIKEEGILDILKEAGFELREPGCSACLAMNDDKIPPGKLAVSTSNRNFEGRQGPGSRTLLASPLVAAAAAVTGKVTDPRELMQLETA from the coding sequence ATGAGTGCAACAAAAACGTTATTTGACAAGGTTTGGGATTCGCACGTGGTGCATCAAATAGAAAATGGCCCAGATGTGCTGTTCATCGACCGTCACATGGTACATGAGGTCACTAGCCCTGTCGCTTTTTTAGGCTTGAAAAATAGGGGGATTCGGGTAATGCATCCGGAAAAAACATTTGCCACGGCAGACCATAACACGCCAACAATCAACCAACACCTCCCCGTGGCCGACCCATTGTCCGCAAATCAATTAAAAATGCTGGAAGAAAATGCCAATGAATATGGTATTTCCTACTGGGGACTTGGTCATGAAAAAAATGGTATCGTCCACGTAGTTGGTCCAGAGTACGGGATCACCCAACCTGGTGCCACAATTGTTTGTGGTGACTCACATACTTCTACCCATGGGGCTTTTGGAGCCATTGCCTTTGGTATTGGAACCTCTGAAGTAGAAATGGTTTTGGCTACACAATGTATTATGCAGCCCAAACCTAAAAGAATGCGCATTAATATTACCGGATCGTTGCAATACGGGGTTACACCTAAAGATGTCGCGCTTTTTATCATTTCACAACTAACTACTTCCGGTGCAACGGGATATTTCGTCGAATACGCTGGTGATGTTTTTAAAAACATGACTATGGAAGGTCGAATGACGGTATGTAATCTTAGTATTGAAATGGGAGCCCGAGGCGGTATGATAGCTCCGGATGAAACTACGTTTCATTATATAAAAGGACGTGAATTCACGCCTAAAGGCGAAGCCTGGGATAAAGCCATGGATTATTGGCAAACCTTGTACACAGACCCCGATGCCATTTTTGATAAGGAATTAACCTTTGATGGTTCCTTGATAGAACCTATGATCACTTATGGCACCAACCCCGGAATGGGAATGGGAATCAAAAACGATATTCCTACATCAGATATGGTACAAGGGGGCGCATCAACCTATAAGAAGTCATTAAAATATATGGCCTTTGATGAGGGCGATTCCATGATTGGAAAGCCCATTGATTTTGTATTTCTTGGAAGCTGCACCAATGGCAGGATTGAAGATTTTAGGGCTTTTGCTTCCATAGTTAAGGGAAGAAAAAAAGCGGGTAATGTTACTGCATGGTTAGTTCCCGGAAGCCACAAAGTGGAGAACGCCATTAAGGAAGAGGGTATCCTGGATATTTTAAAAGAAGCAGGTTTTGAACTTCGCGAACCGGGTTGTTCCGCATGTTTGGCTATGAACGATGATAAGATTCCTCCCGGTAAATTAGCGGTAAGTACATCAAATAGAAACTTTGAAGGTCGGCAAGGTCCTGGCTCAAGAACGTTATTGGCAAGTCCATTAGTTGCTGCCGCAGCTGCGGTTACAGGAAAAGTTACAGACCCAAGGGAATTAATGCAATTAGAAACGGCATAA